A window of Miscanthus floridulus cultivar M001 chromosome 12, ASM1932011v1, whole genome shotgun sequence genomic DNA:
CAAGGGTGCTGAGCAGTCCATGGGTAACTGGCGCTAAGATCTTGGGCACAAGATCCGTGGTTTTGCATATCTCTGTGCAGTTCCCCGGGTTGGAAGCAACCTTGTCAAGAATCACAAGGCCATGGACGATAAGAGGTTTGTCTCTTGCTCCACCTTCGTTGTCGTTGGTATTGCTGGTCTCAATCTGAATTCCTTGTGGTGATGATGGCTCCGCTCCACCTCTGTTTCTAATGAGCCCTAGTTTTGTGAGTAACCAGTGAAAGCACATTATAAGACCGTAAGTAGGTCGTGGGTGGGCTGGCCCACTTGCATCGCTATTGGCAATGTTTATCTGAGTTTCTCCTGTGGATTGTGGTTCTGCTCCGCCTTGGTTGGTATCGTTGGTCTGAGTCTGAGTGTCATATGTCTAATGGAGGGCCCAGGCCGGCTAGGTCTGGGCAGAACGCGCCGACCAGCGGAGGGGCGGCCTCCCGCCGTGCCGCCAACATCCAGATCCGGGAGGATAGGATCTGCTTGCTTGGAGGACAAGATTAGATTGCTTAGGTGCTAAGTCTCCCAGGACTATAAATACAGGGGCGATGTAACCTTTCAATCTTAAGCAAGAGTAGAATAGGCCAAGGGCCTTCTATCCCCTCCTCTCCCTTCTAAGCCTCGGTCCTCTTCCCttgcgcctctctctctctcccctgtgCCGACGCCTCTAGtcccccaaaccctagccgccgccacctAGGGCCCCCCTCCCAGACGGGCTTTGACACTGGTATCCGGAGACCAGATCGATCTGATGGCCACCACCACCAAAATCATCGATATAAAGAAAGTCTGCAACAGCGCCCACAACATCATCGATCAATTGGCGAAACTGAGTGACAAGTTCTTCGCCGTCAACACCAGCAGCAATCCGCTGCTGCCCGACGCCGCCGCACCCTTGTTGCTTGTTGCACCCCGCAGCGACCATGCAACAAGCAGCGTCGCCGCCAGCCTTCCCTGCAGCGGCCTCGCCACCAAGATGATGGACAACGACGCTCGCCTGAGCAACAGCGAGCGTGCACGTTCCAAGGAGGACCTCGACATCCGCAACATGACCAATCGTTGGAAGACGATGTTTGACGAGTTCTTCGCTCGCCCCGACAATTCTTCACCAATAGCAGATCCACCTCAACCAGAGATCCCCACTCCGGAGATCACGTACAAAGGAGTTGGAGCAGCCGTCTTCCTCAAGCCCTATCAACGATCAAGCAAAGCCGCAGCACGAGGACGCGCTGCCAGGAGAAGGGGGAAGAGATGTCATACGTCTAATGGAGGGCCCAGGAGGGGGCCCAGGCCGGCTAGGTTTGGGCAGACAACGCCACTAGGAGGGGGGCGCGACCAGCGGAGGGGCGGCCTCCCGCCGCGCCGCCAACATCCAGATCCGGGAGGATAGGATCTGCTTGCTTGGAGGACAAGATTAGATTGCTTAGGGGCTAAGTCTCCCAGGACTATAAATACAGGGGCGATGTAACCTTTCAATCTTAAGCAAGAGTAGAATAGGCCAAGGGCCTTCTATCCCCTCCTCTCCCTTCTAAGCCTCGGTCCTCTTCCCctgcgcctctctctctctcccctgtgCCGACGCCTCTAGtcccccaaaccctagccgccaccacCCACCCTTCCTGCCGGGCTCTGACACTGAGTTTCTTCTGGTGGTGATGGCTCCCCTCCAGCTTCATTGGCCCCTAAACCCATACATTTCCTTAATTCTGTGAGCAACCTGCGGCAGCCCGCCCTGCAAATGACTTGCTGAGCTACTCCTGGTGCCAGTGGCTCTGGGCGACCTGCTGTTTTCATTAAATGAGGATGAGGATCAAGCAGTGATGACATGGAATGTGCTGCTCCAGGTATGTCAGTCAGGCGCAGGTTGCAGGCAAGTTTCGTGAGGATTTCTGCAGTGTCTGCCTTGGTATCCAGATCAATGGGTCTCTGAGCGCGTAGCAACTTAAACAGACTGCCAACGACCTGCTCAGAAGAACTGATCTGCTTTACCGCTCCTGCTGCGCATTCTTTCCTCGTAGTCAGCACGTGTAGCACTGCAACTGCAGAGACATGGTCGCTATGGTATTCAGATTGCAGCAGTTCTGCTGCAAAGGATACCAGAGTCCTGTTGGTGGTGCTAAAGACGCCTTTCTCGATGCATTTATCCTGTGTCTGTGTAATGTATCGATCCACCAATTCTTTTCCTTTTGTGTTTCTGATTCCGAAGTAATCACTGCTGAATTGTAGAGTAGCATTCGAACGAACAATCAAAACAATGCACCATAGGTAGAACAGTGTACCTTGAGCGAGCACCAGAGAGTAAAAGACGATGAGTGCTGGCTTCATATTGCCCCTTTTGGTGTCAGTATCGGAACCTCCGTAATTATGGACAGCACCAACCAGACCAATGACCGATAGCGCGAAGCAGGCTGCTGCTGTGACGATCGGAGCTGCAGCAAACAGTATTGGTACCATCGTGGCTACTCCTACAATCTCCGTTACATCTCCAACGTGCCCCCGCCGTGTCCATGTCGAAATTTCCCTATGCATGGAAGCCGCGGGAAATTGCACGAAGAATCTGGCCGTAGGTCCCGAGATAGAGCCGACGACCCTATCAACGGAGTTTTATGTGATTAGATTAGATGATTTTTCCAAAGGGTAGCATGCATTGCCGTATAATTGTTACAGAGGGAAAACAAAATTGCCTATTGTTATTATGAAAAAAATCGAGCTAAAAAACAAACAACTTTTCCTATTCCAGAAAGCGAAAACAGGCCCAATAACCAAACTATATATACTATAAAGAACTGAAAGCACAGCTACAGAGACCATTGGCAAATACAAAAACCACTGACAGTTACCCCAAATAAGCAAACGGCGGCAGACAACTAAAAACCCTTGAGGAAACACTAACACCGCTAGCGAAACCACCCACAATCATCCCAAACAATGTAGCGATCACAACTACGGGCAGTTTAGAAAAACAGTACCACCACCTGGCACCTGCCGCCGAACCACCGGAGGGACCTAGAACAACTGAAGGCATGCAGACATTGGGAAGAAGGCTGACAAGAGAGCATGAGAATTAGTGGGATCACGTACTTGGCGGTCTGTATGATGCCGATGGCCATTATATACCAGAAATCCTCTTTCTTGATCTTGGTGGAAAAGCCACCC
This region includes:
- the LOC136498600 gene encoding uncharacterized protein → MAEAFMQLLAMGLGALILVSATTVVLGGFSTKIKKEDFWYIMAIGIIQTAKVVGSISGPTARFFVQFPAASMHREISTWTRRGHVGDVTEIVGVATMVPILFAAAPIVTAAACFALSVIGLVGAVHNYGGSDTDTKRGNMKPALIVFYSLVLAQGTGSDSHY